One window of Lacerta agilis isolate rLacAgi1 chromosome 14, rLacAgi1.pri, whole genome shotgun sequence genomic DNA carries:
- the FUZ gene encoding protein fuzzy homolog: MWDEAGGSVTLLCLTASSGVPLYCRSRGGSSKQQLPFSVIGSLNGVHMFGSNLDVLLTAACTENTRVVWRVFHNSITLIVLSSDEGASDFSLGRLLENVFSAMVLVLGLEELVNARNIERLKKDLKACYKLIDSFLEPGKCSADLTQCVECTMVPSRAILQECLEVFASAAESRFGSLLVGGQVLCATEQWWQLAASEAMLLVWLVRSLPPHTSRDLPVYLPHGSPMVPHRFLTLQLVPGLEVLLLCGPKPSLQFLADELVKRFWQPLLDLLKASARGPPRCLPPGISLAPGILGLLLINQDQRKSLFTVQPPGTSAEGSEMPLKNRLSALRSFYSLTVSLYFPCEKFEESAVPLQEEFQAGFSHCPQHCYLVYATYKAYAIHGKQHQLFLIVKPDVPTFALRSLATSTLQTLTAEDSAF, translated from the exons ATGTGGGACGAAGCAGGAGGTTCCGTGACTTTGCTGTGCCTCACGGCCAGCAGCGGAGTGCCTTTGTATTGCAGGAGCCGAGGTGGCTCTTCCAAGCAGCAG CTGCCATTCTCTGTGATTGGCTCCCTGAATGGGGTTCATATGTTTGGCTCCAACCTGGATGTCCTACTGACAGCTGCCTGTACAGAGAATACTCGAGTGGTGTGGAGAGTGTTTCATAACAG CATCACCCTCATTGTCCTGTCCTCAGATGAAGGTGCCAGTGACTTCAGCCTTGGAAGACTCCTTGAAAATGTCTTCAGTGCCATG GTGCTGGTGTTGGGCTTGGAGGAGCTGGTGAATGCACGCAACATTGAACGTCTCAAAAAAGACCTGAAG gcaTGTTACAAATTGATTGACAGTTTCCTGGAGCCCGGCAAATGCAGCGCTGACCTGACCCAGTGTGTGGAATGCACAATGGTGCCCTCCAGGGCAATACTGCAG GAGTGCCTGGAAGTCTTTGCCTCTGCAGCAGAGTCGCGGTTTGGCAGCCTGCTTGTTGGCGGTCAGGTGCTGTGTGCAACAGAGCAGTGGTGGCAGCTGGCAGCCTCGGAGGCCATGCTGCTGGTGTGGCTGGTGCGCTCGCTCCCCCCTCACACCTCCCGCGATCTGCCCGTTTACCTTCCTCATGGCAGCCCCATG gTCCCCCACCGCTTCTTGACCCTCCAGCTCGTGCCTGGTTTGgaagtgctgctgctgtgtgggcCTAAGCCCTCCTTACAGTTCTTGGCTGATGAG TTAGTGAAGCGATTTTGGCAGCCGCTGCTGGATCTTCTGAAGGCAAGTGCCAGAGGCCCTCCTCGGTGCCTGCCTCCTGGCATCTCTCTTGCCCCTGGGATCCTGGG GCTGTTGCTGATCAACCAAGATCAGAGGAAAAGCCTTTTCACTGTGCAGCCTCCGGGCACTTCAGCTGAAG GATCTGAGATGCCCCTGAAAAATCGCCTCTCCGCCCTCCGCTCCTTCTATTCCCTCACCGTCTCCTTGTACTTCCCTTGTGAGAAGTTCGAAGAGAGTGCAG TCCCTCTGCAGGAGGAGTTCCAGGCTGGTTTCTCCCACTGTCCTCAGCACTGTTACCTGGTCTACGCTACGTACAAGGCCTATGCCATCCATGGGAAGCAGCACCAGCTGTTCCTGATTGTGAAGCCAGATGTGCCTACCTTTGCTCTGCGGTCtctggcaaccagcaccctccAGACCCTCACAGCTGAGGACTCTGCCTTCTGA